From Echinicola soli, a single genomic window includes:
- a CDS encoding UDP-2,3-diacylglucosamine diphosphatase: MKTQFKTIVISDIHLGTKGSKAKEVVRFLKKYRCENLILNGDIIDGWQLKKSGVWKRKHTRFFNRILKMIDNDNTKVYYLRGNHDDFLDQILPLKVGNLSIQKDMMYESCGKKYYILHGDVFDSITTNLRWIAYLGDIGYTFLLWLNRQINHYRRKKGLPYYSLSQYVKGKVKSAVSYIDKYEKELAIMAKTKGCDGIICGHIHKAESRIIDGIEYLNSGDWVETMSALAEDYEGNWQLIYYNEIDFAKGSVDDSKIIPIHEKESYAAVSFQKPNDDLELPPFRF; the protein is encoded by the coding sequence TTGAAGACACAATTCAAAACTATCGTTATTTCGGATATCCATTTGGGGACAAAGGGATCCAAAGCTAAAGAGGTCGTTCGGTTTCTTAAAAAATACCGCTGTGAAAATCTCATCTTAAATGGTGATATCATAGACGGTTGGCAGCTTAAGAAATCCGGGGTATGGAAGCGAAAGCACACTCGTTTCTTTAACAGAATTCTTAAGATGATCGATAACGATAACACAAAGGTATACTATCTCAGGGGAAATCATGATGATTTTCTTGATCAGATTTTACCTTTGAAAGTCGGAAACCTGTCCATCCAGAAGGACATGATGTACGAATCTTGCGGAAAAAAATACTATATCCTTCATGGGGATGTTTTTGACAGCATTACCACAAATCTCCGCTGGATAGCCTATCTGGGTGATATTGGCTACACCTTTTTACTCTGGCTAAACCGTCAAATCAACCATTACAGAAGAAAAAAAGGCCTTCCCTACTATTCATTATCCCAATACGTGAAGGGCAAGGTAAAATCAGCCGTTTCATATATAGACAAATACGAAAAAGAACTGGCGATCATGGCCAAAACAAAAGGCTGTGATGGGATCATCTGTGGCCACATCCACAAAGCCGAATCCAGAATCATCGACGGAATCGAATACCTTAATTCCGGTGATTGGGTGGAAACGATGAGTGCCCTGGCAGAGGACTATGAAGGCAACTGGCAACTGATCTATTACAATGAGATTGATTTTGCAAAAGGCAGTGTGGATGACAGCAAAATCATTCCAATACACGAAAAAGAATCCTATGCTGCGGTATCCTTCCAGAAGCCCAACGACGATCTGGAACTGCCGCCATTCCGTTTTTGA